Proteins co-encoded in one Christiangramia fulva genomic window:
- a CDS encoding DUF1643 domain-containing protein yields MKNQLICLPENDQHKRFILAKKGKKNLLVIGLNPSTANEKALDSTSKNINQIALNNGFDGWLLVNLYPQRSSKPVDLDITEDKTLFWQNIHWIKHILDRDQFQIHEAWLCWGDGVDTMGRYYLKQAAGYLYRELKDFKFSYNVIGTTRSGNPCHPSPQSVNCHIGPVDKVKFEKFDFQNYVKSVKLEPEIKLNGLEFK; encoded by the coding sequence ATGAAAAATCAACTAATCTGCCTTCCCGAAAACGACCAGCATAAGCGATTTATACTTGCTAAAAAAGGAAAGAAAAACCTTCTTGTTATTGGTCTCAATCCCAGTACTGCCAATGAAAAAGCGCTGGATTCCACTTCTAAAAATATAAATCAGATAGCTTTGAATAATGGTTTTGACGGCTGGCTGCTGGTCAATCTTTATCCTCAAAGAAGTTCAAAGCCTGTTGATTTAGATATAACCGAAGACAAAACATTATTCTGGCAAAATATTCATTGGATCAAACATATTCTGGACAGAGATCAATTCCAGATTCATGAAGCCTGGCTTTGCTGGGGTGATGGAGTGGATACTATGGGACGATACTACCTTAAGCAGGCTGCAGGATATCTATACCGGGAATTAAAAGATTTTAAATTCTCATATAACGTCATAGGCACTACCCGCAGCGGGAATCCCTGCCATCCATCCCCACAATCTGTAAACTGTCATATTGGGCCGGTTGATAAAGTGAAATTTGAGAAGTTTGATTTTCAGAATTATGTGAAGTCGGTAAAACTGGAGCCGGAAATTAAATTGAATGGGCTTGAATTTAAGTAA
- a CDS encoding PH domain-containing protein yields MTKVTELLTREEKIEYIAVQKKPAVNLSPDSIALTNKHIIFCRSRSFGFSMDFQDFL; encoded by the coding sequence ATGACAAAAGTTACTGAACTGCTTACACGAGAGGAAAAAATTGAATATATCGCGGTACAGAAAAAGCCGGCGGTCAATCTATCTCCAGATTCGATTGCTCTTACGAATAAACACATCATTTTTTGCAGGTCCAGGAGTTTTGGTTTCTCTATGGATTTCCAGGATTTTTTATGA